The genomic interval CGATGTCGACGGCGACGAGGACGCCGCCTGCGACCTGCTCGCCGAGCTGCTGAAGCGCGACTACCGCGTGATGGAGTTCAAGCAGGTGGAGAAGGACTTGGAGCAGCTGTTCATGTCGATCACGAGGGGGGAGGTTTCCTGATGCGTTCCATCGGCGTCCTCGAAGGTCTGGGGGCCGGGTTCCACGGTCGGCTGCGTTGCACAGCGAAGAAGCGAAGAAGCGAAGAAGTCGGCAAGGGCCCATCCAGCACCGTTGCTGCCATGCCGACTTCTTCGCTTCTTCGCTTCCCCGCTTTCTCGCTCTCCGGCGCTGCCGCGTGATCCACGCCGCCCCCCCCAAGCCCGCCCTCGCCGACCGCCTCGCGGACCGCGTCAACCCCGTCGCGCTCAAGGAGCTGCGGCAGGCGGTGAACTCTCGCTTCATCAACGGGATGCTGCTGACGCTGCTGGCGGTGCTGCTGGCGATCCTGATCGGCTACGCGGTGACGCTCGACCCGGCTCAGGCGGCGACCCGGGGTGACGGGGCGTGGCTGTTCGGCTTCTTCCAGCTGGTGCTCGGGGTGGTCGCGGGGCTGGGGTTGCCGCTGTACGTGGGGATCCGGCTGGCGGTGGAGCGGGCGACGGCGACGGGGGACCTGCTGCGCATGACGACGCTGATGCCCTGGGAGGTGGTCCGCGGGAAGATGTACGCGGGCCTCACGCTCGCGGGGCTCATCGCGTCGGCGTGCGTGCCGTTCGTCGTGGTGACGTGGCTGCTGCGGGGCGTGGACGTGGTGACGATCCTCGCGACGCTGGTGAGCATGGCGGGGCTGGTCACGCTTGCGTTGTCGCTGGCGCTCATGGTCGGCTCGTCGCCGCACGGGCCGGTGATGAAGACGATCTACGGGCTGTTCATGCTGCTGGTGACGCCGATCCTGCTCCTGGTGCTCAGCGGGTTGGTGAGCACGCTGGCCTTCATCACCGGACGCGGCTTCATCACCGGGCTGCTGAGCAGCCTGCTCGCCTTCGGCACCATCAGCGTGCTGTTCCTCGCCCGCGCCGCGGGCTGGCTCTCGCCCAGAGGGGCGAGCCGCTCGCGGAGCACCCGCGGGCCCTCCAAAGCCTGGGTCGGCCGGAAGAAGCTGCCGTCATGAGCCAAGCCGCCGCGAGCACCGCCAGCGCCGCCCGCACCGCCGGAGGCTTCGCCGCCGGGGTCTCGGACCGGCTGAACCCGATCGTGGTGAAGGAGCTTCGCCAGGCGGTGAAGAGCTGGTTCATCGTCGGGCTGCTGTTGCTGCTGCTCTCGGTGCTCACGCTCATCCAGGTGATCTGGGTGATGAGCAGCACCGACCTGGGCTCGACCTCCAGCGACGGCGGCCGCGACCTGTTCCTCGTGTTCCAGGGGACGCTGCTGGCGATCGCGCTCCTGGGCCTGCCGGTCTACACGGGCGTCCGCCTCGCAGCGGAGCGGGCCTCGGCGACGAGTGACCTGCTGTACGTGACCACGATCCGCCCGTGGTCGATCGTGTGGGGCAAGCTGGCGGCGGGCGTGGTGGTGACGCTGCTGGTGTTCGCGGCGTGCGCGCCCTTCATGATCGTCACGTACCTGATGCGGGGCATCGACCCGCCGACGATCCTCTTCGTGCTGGGGCTGGACTTCCTGCTCGTGCTCTCGGGGCTGGTGCTGGCGATCTTCCTGGGAGCGCTGCCGGTGGGGATCGGGATGAAGGTGTTCCTGGGGCTGATCGGGGTGGCGGTGCTGCTCTGGACCTTCGGCCTCACGACCGGGGCGGTGACCTCGTCGCTGGTGTTCTTGGGCGTCGGGGCGGACTTCAGCGACCCCGAGTTCCTCGCCGGTCTGGGCGCGACGCTGCTGCTCTGGGGGGCCGGGCTGCTGCTGCTCCTGCTGCTGGTGGTGGCGATGATTGCGCCCGCGGCGGCGGACCGGGCGCGGCCGCTGCGGGTGTTCGTGACGGGGATGTGGGTCGCGGGTGGGCTGGCCGCCATCGGAGCCTCCGCGTGGTACGACGAAGCAGCGCCCATCGCGATCTGGCTCATTGGGTCGTTTCTCGTGCTGATGCCGGCGCTTCTCATCGCTTCGAGCGAACGAGACACCTTCGGTCCGCGGCAACGACGCGTGATCCCGGAGCATCCATCGCTGCGACTCGTTCAAGGGCTCTTCTCCAGCGGTGCAGCGGCGGGGCTCCTCTGGGCGACGTTGCTGCCGATCCTCACGGTCGTGCTCACGTTCCTCCTTGTACCGATCTTCGATGGGCGTGGCCACGACGCCGACGAGCTTCGCTACGTCATCCTGGGGACGAGCGTCTGCGGCCTCTTCGTCCTCGGCTACACGCTGCTCGCCACCTTCCTCCGCCAGCTGTTCCTCAAGTCGCCCGCGAAGCAGCTGGCCACCGGCGGCATCGCCGCGGTGCTGATCGCGGCGGCGATGCTGGTGCCGCCGCTGGTCGCGTTCGCGCTGGACCCGCGGGGCTGGGACCGCAGCGAGGCGGATTGGCTGTTCCTGAATCCCTTCGGCGTGTTCTTCCGCGGCGGCGGCGACAGCGTCCAGGGCTACGACCTGCTGCTGCTGGTCATCTCCAGCGGCCTCGTGCTCGCCGGGCTGTTGCTGAACGCCCGCTGGTTCTGGAAGCAGTGGAAGCGGTATGCGCCGCTGCGCCCCGAGGAGTCGA from Phycisphaera mikurensis NBRC 102666 carries:
- a CDS encoding ABC transporter permease codes for the protein MSQAAASTASAARTAGGFAAGVSDRLNPIVVKELRQAVKSWFIVGLLLLLLSVLTLIQVIWVMSSTDLGSTSSDGGRDLFLVFQGTLLAIALLGLPVYTGVRLAAERASATSDLLYVTTIRPWSIVWGKLAAGVVVTLLVFAACAPFMIVTYLMRGIDPPTILFVLGLDFLLVLSGLVLAIFLGALPVGIGMKVFLGLIGVAVLLWTFGLTTGAVTSSLVFLGVGADFSDPEFLAGLGATLLLWGAGLLLLLLLVVAMIAPAAADRARPLRVFVTGMWVAGGLAAIGASAWYDEAAPIAIWLIGSFLVLMPALLIASSERDTFGPRQRRVIPEHPSLRLVQGLFSSGAAAGLLWATLLPILTVVLTFLLVPIFDGRGHDADELRYVILGTSVCGLFVLGYTLLATFLRQLFLKSPAKQLATGGIAAVLIAAAMLVPPLVAFALDPRGWDRSEADWLFLNPFGVFFRGGGDSVQGYDLLLLVISSGLVLAGLLLNARWFWKQWKRYAPLRPEESMALASDGVFVAP